From Pseudomonas sp. StFLB209, a single genomic window includes:
- a CDS encoding AlgP family protein: MSAKKKPVNTPLHLLQQLSSSLLEHLEDACTQAQADAEKLLAKLEKQRVKAQEKLHKSRTRIQDAAASGKTKAQAKAKTAVEELEALLDTLKDRQTETRNYIQQLKRDVQESLKLAQGVGRVGEAVSKVLSSREAKPAAKSAAAKAPAKTAAAKPAAAKAPAAAKPAASKAPAAKPAAAKAPAKAAAAKPAAAKPAAAKAPAKPAAAKPVAAKAPAKPAAAKPAAAKAPAKPAAAKPAAAKAPAKPAAAKPAAAKAPAKPAAAKPAAAKAPAKPAAAKPAAAKAPAKPAAAKPEAAPAATASTSAPAAPAAPATAPAVANSVNPSSAS, encoded by the coding sequence ATGTCGGCCAAAAAGAAGCCAGTAAATACCCCATTGCATTTGCTCCAACAACTGTCGAGCAGCTTGCTCGAGCATCTGGAAGACGCCTGCACTCAAGCTCAGGCCGATGCCGAGAAACTGCTCGCCAAGCTGGAAAAACAACGGGTCAAGGCCCAGGAAAAACTGCACAAGTCGCGCACCCGCATTCAGGACGCTGCTGCCTCCGGAAAAACCAAGGCTCAGGCCAAGGCCAAGACCGCTGTCGAAGAACTTGAAGCGCTGCTCGACACCCTCAAAGATCGTCAGACCGAGACGCGCAACTACATTCAGCAACTCAAGCGTGATGTGCAGGAAAGCCTCAAGCTGGCCCAAGGCGTGGGCCGCGTAGGCGAAGCTGTCAGTAAAGTGTTGAGCTCGCGCGAAGCCAAGCCGGCTGCCAAATCTGCCGCTGCCAAGGCGCCAGCGAAAACCGCCGCTGCCAAACCCGCTGCTGCCAAGGCGCCAGCCGCAGCCAAGCCCGCTGCCAGCAAGGCACCAGCCGCCAAACCTGCTGCTGCCAAAGCACCAGCCAAGGCCGCCGCCGCTAAACCAGCCGCCGCCAAGCCTGCTGCCGCCAAGGCCCCGGCCAAACCAGCCGCCGCCAAACCTGTTGCCGCCAAGGCCCCGGCCAAACCAGCCGCTGCCAAGCCCGCTGCCGCCAAGGCCCCGGCCAAACCAGCCGCCGCCAAGCCTGCTGCTGCCAAGGCCCCGGCCAAACCAGCCGCTGCCAAGCCCGCTGCCGCCAAGGCCCCAGCCAAACCAGCCGCCGCCAAGCCTGCTGCTGCCAAGGCCCCGGCCAAACCAGCCGCTGCCAAGCCTGCTGCTGCCAAGGCCCCAGCCAAACCAGCCGCCGCCAAACCTGAAGCCGCCCCGGCTGCAACTGCAAGCACGTCGGCACCTGCTGCGCCAGCCGCCCCGGCTACAGCGCCAGCAGTTGCCAACAGCGTCAACCCGAGCAGCGCTTCCTAA
- a CDS encoding LytR/AlgR family response regulator transcription factor, whose protein sequence is MNVLIVDDEPLARERLSRLVGEIEGYRVLEPSAANGEEALALIESHKPDIVLLDILMPGLDGLQVAARLCERETPPAVVFCTAHGEFALDAFQVSAVGYLVKPVRPEHLAEALKKAERPNRVQLAAMTRPAAESGNGPRTHISARTRKGIELIPLEQVIYFIADHKYVTLRHEGGEVLLDEPLKALEDEFGDRFVRIHRNALVARERIERLQRTPLGHFQLYLKGLNGDALVVSRRHVAGVRKMMQQL, encoded by the coding sequence ATGAATGTCCTGATCGTTGATGACGAACCCCTGGCCCGCGAACGATTGAGCCGCCTGGTCGGTGAAATCGAAGGCTACCGGGTTCTTGAACCCAGCGCTGCCAATGGCGAAGAAGCCCTGGCGCTGATTGAAAGCCACAAGCCCGATATCGTGCTGCTCGACATCCTTATGCCAGGCCTAGATGGCCTGCAGGTCGCTGCCAGACTGTGCGAGCGGGAAACCCCGCCCGCCGTTGTATTCTGCACCGCACACGGTGAATTTGCCCTGGATGCGTTTCAGGTCAGCGCGGTCGGCTACCTGGTCAAGCCGGTGCGCCCCGAGCACCTGGCCGAAGCGCTGAAAAAAGCCGAACGACCCAATCGCGTGCAACTGGCCGCGATGACCCGCCCTGCCGCCGAGAGTGGCAACGGTCCGCGCACGCATATCAGTGCCCGGACCCGCAAGGGAATCGAGCTGATTCCCCTGGAGCAGGTGATCTATTTCATCGCCGACCACAAGTACGTCACCCTGCGCCATGAGGGGGGAGAGGTCTTGCTCGATGAGCCGCTCAAGGCGCTTGAGGACGAGTTCGGCGACCGATTCGTGCGCATCCACCGCAATGCTCTGGTGGCCCGTGAGCGAATCGAGCGCCTGCAGCGAACGCCCCTTGGGCATTTTCAGTTGTACCTCAAGGGTCTCAACGGCGATGCCCTGGTGGTCAGTCGTCGGCATGTGGCCGGCGTGCGCAAGATGATGCAGCAGCTTTGA
- a CDS encoding uroporphyrinogen-III synthase, with amino-acid sequence MSAWRLLLTRPAEESAQVAHELAAAGIFSSSLPLLETEPLVLDDAQRAKIFELMHYQAVIVVSKPAARLVVELLDEIWPQPPIQPWFCVGRGTGQILLDYGLLDVTWPVQGDDSEALLDLPQLHQAIAIPGSRVLIMRGEDGREWMAERLRESGVRVDYLPLYRRFRPDYPVAALPQRVAGERLNGLVVSSGQGLEHLLQMAGDCWPELAGLPLFVPSPRVAELARDAGARIVVDCRGASTAALLQAVQATPEPAVAAP; translated from the coding sequence ATGAGCGCCTGGCGCCTGTTGCTGACCCGGCCTGCCGAAGAATCGGCGCAGGTGGCGCATGAGCTGGCCGCAGCAGGGATCTTTTCCAGCAGCCTGCCGCTGCTGGAGACCGAGCCGCTTGTGCTCGATGACGCGCAGCGCGCAAAGATCTTCGAATTGATGCACTACCAGGCGGTGATCGTGGTCAGCAAGCCGGCAGCGCGTCTGGTCGTCGAACTGCTGGATGAAATCTGGCCGCAGCCGCCCATCCAGCCGTGGTTTTGCGTAGGCCGCGGCACCGGGCAGATCTTGCTTGATTACGGTCTGCTGGATGTGACCTGGCCAGTGCAGGGTGACGACAGCGAAGCCTTGCTCGATTTGCCGCAATTGCATCAGGCCATCGCCATACCGGGAAGTCGTGTGTTAATCATGCGCGGTGAAGACGGACGCGAGTGGATGGCCGAGCGGTTGCGCGAGTCGGGTGTGCGGGTCGACTACCTGCCGTTGTACCGCCGCTTCAGGCCCGATTACCCCGTCGCTGCGTTGCCACAGCGCGTGGCGGGGGAACGCTTGAACGGGCTGGTGGTCAGCAGTGGGCAGGGTCTTGAGCATTTGCTGCAGATGGCGGGAGACTGCTGGCCTGAATTGGCGGGTCTGCCGTTATTCGTACCGAGCCCCCGGGTCGCGGAGCTGGCACGTGATGCCGGTGCCCGTATTGTCGTCGATTGCCGTGGTGCCAGTACTGCGGCCTTGTTACAAGCCGTACAGGCAACCCCTGAACCCGCGGTGGCGGCGCCCTGA
- a CDS encoding disulfide bond formation protein B — translation MHLARTRVLFLMAFIACALSLGAALWLQHGFNLEPCLLCRWQRVLLALAGLICLTAALHGPSVRGWRRYAGCLLLAAVAGAGVAGAQVWLQTSSPEQFLAVTNALERSLDNLALDAWGDLLQGESRLCAEINWSLFGISLPEWSLLGFAGLMLLALYPLSGQIGRRIRGIGQDQDQTLV, via the coding sequence ATGCATCTGGCCCGCACGCGCGTTCTCTTTCTCATGGCGTTCATTGCATGCGCATTGTCCCTGGGGGCGGCGCTCTGGCTGCAGCATGGTTTTAACCTCGAGCCATGCCTGCTCTGCCGCTGGCAACGGGTCTTGCTGGCGCTTGCCGGTCTGATCTGCCTGACAGCCGCTTTACACGGCCCTTCGGTGCGCGGCTGGCGCCGTTATGCGGGGTGCCTTCTGCTTGCGGCTGTTGCGGGGGCTGGTGTGGCCGGGGCTCAGGTCTGGTTGCAGACCTCATCGCCCGAACAATTTCTGGCGGTCACCAATGCGCTGGAGCGTAGCCTCGATAATCTGGCGCTGGATGCCTGGGGTGACCTGCTGCAAGGCGAGTCACGCTTGTGCGCCGAGATCAACTGGTCGCTGTTCGGCATCAGCCTGCCGGAGTGGAGTCTTTTGGGTTTTGCAGGACTGATGCTATTGGCACTGTATCCCTTGTCAGGCCAGATAGGCCGCAGGATCCGGGGCATTGGTCAGGATCAGGATCAAACACTTGTATGA
- a CDS encoding Rsd/AlgQ family anti-sigma factor, with translation MLESCESAQERWGGVNLLIDRWLLERHELIRAYDALGGSPQSLGERKAKQRFCQLLVDYVSAGHFEVYEQLSDEARAFNDERGLELADTLFPRLEVITQFALAFNDRCDKNESSDCATEFKKLGGLLHERFELEDCLIEVLHNSHKEEASAEA, from the coding sequence ATGCTGGAAAGCTGCGAGAGTGCTCAGGAGCGTTGGGGTGGGGTCAACCTGCTGATTGATCGTTGGCTCCTCGAACGTCATGAACTGATCCGGGCCTATGATGCCCTTGGCGGTTCTCCGCAATCGCTCGGCGAGCGCAAGGCAAAGCAACGCTTCTGCCAGTTGCTGGTCGACTATGTCTCTGCCGGTCACTTCGAAGTCTATGAACAGCTCAGCGATGAAGCCCGGGCATTTAACGACGAGCGGGGTCTTGAGCTGGCCGACACACTGTTCCCGCGTCTGGAGGTCATCACCCAGTTTGCTCTGGCGTTCAATGATCGTTGCGACAAGAATGAATCTTCAGATTGTGCCACTGAGTTCAAGAAACTTGGCGGGCTGCTGCACGAGCGCTTCGAACTCGAAGACTGCCTGATCGAGGTGCTGCACAACTCGCACAAGGAAGAGGCCAGCGCTGAAGCCTGA
- a CDS encoding heme biosynthesis protein HemY, with the protein MKRFYILLFIAIAVAALIGVAMAEHAGYVLISYQNFRYESSLWAALGLLLALWLVLLVARLLIGLVSASSGLVNPWSRHNRSRRVQIAVEQGQMDLAEGRWASAQRHLHRAAEADPQPLLYYLGAARAANEQGRYEECDSLLERALQRQPQAELAVALSHAQLQQDRGDTDGALVTLQAMQERHRHNPQVLRQLQRLYLLRGDWSELVRLMPELRKDKVLPAAELAELERRAWGENLSLAAWRETDNASASGLASLEQAWKALSSAQRQEPALVLAYAEQLRRLNAEAQAEDVLRTALKRDYNSHLARLYGLVRGVDNGKQLQAAEGWLKQHPEDPSLLLTLGRICLQGRLWGKARDYLESSLRFEPNPETCAELARLLAQLGETERSNQLFQQGLGMLDERLLARPLPALSRA; encoded by the coding sequence ATGAAGCGCTTTTACATCCTGCTGTTTATTGCCATTGCGGTCGCGGCCCTGATCGGCGTCGCCATGGCCGAGCACGCTGGCTATGTACTGATTTCCTATCAGAACTTCCGTTACGAATCGAGCCTCTGGGCGGCCTTGGGTCTGTTGCTGGCGCTCTGGCTGGTGCTGCTGGTTGCGCGTCTGCTGATCGGGTTGGTCAGCGCCTCCAGCGGGCTGGTCAATCCCTGGTCGCGACACAACCGCAGCCGCCGGGTGCAGATCGCGGTCGAACAAGGCCAGATGGACCTGGCTGAAGGTCGCTGGGCCAGCGCCCAGCGTCATCTGCATCGCGCTGCAGAGGCTGACCCGCAGCCGCTGCTCTATTACCTCGGGGCTGCCCGCGCCGCCAATGAGCAAGGCCGTTACGAGGAATGCGACAGCCTGCTCGAGCGTGCCCTGCAGCGTCAGCCGCAAGCCGAACTGGCAGTGGCCCTGAGTCATGCCCAGTTGCAGCAGGACCGTGGCGATACCGATGGTGCGCTGGTGACCCTGCAGGCGATGCAGGAGCGTCACCGGCATAACCCGCAGGTGCTGCGTCAGTTGCAACGTCTGTACCTGCTGCGCGGCGACTGGTCCGAACTGGTGCGTCTGATGCCTGAGCTGCGCAAAGACAAAGTGCTGCCGGCGGCCGAGCTGGCCGAGCTGGAGCGCCGTGCATGGGGCGAAAACCTCAGCCTGGCAGCCTGGCGTGAAACCGACAACGCCAGCGCCAGTGGCCTGGCGTCGCTGGAACAGGCCTGGAAGGCGCTCAGTTCTGCGCAGCGTCAGGAGCCGGCCCTGGTGCTGGCCTACGCCGAGCAGTTGCGACGTCTGAATGCCGAGGCTCAGGCCGAAGATGTATTGCGCACCGCGCTCAAGCGCGACTACAACAGCCATCTGGCCCGTCTGTATGGCCTGGTGCGCGGCGTTGACAATGGCAAGCAGTTGCAGGCAGCCGAAGGCTGGCTGAAACAGCATCCCGAAGATCCCAGCCTGCTGCTGACCCTGGGGCGCATTTGCCTGCAAGGGCGCCTATGGGGCAAGGCGCGGGATTATCTGGAAAGCAGCCTGCGCTTTGAGCCCAATCCGGAGACCTGCGCTGAACTGGCGCGGCTGTTGGCTCAGTTGGGTGAAACCGAGCGTAGCAACCAGTTGTTCCAGCAAGGTCTGGGCATGCTCGATGAGCGCCTGCTGGCCCGGCCGCTGCCCGCGTTGAGTCGCGCCTGA
- a CDS encoding sensor histidine kinase: MREGPMKTENDQSAAQQDFFLPELCLPQTLLVLILLAELLVLALILVEPIPDGFPWVRLALMSLFVQWIVLLSAALLCGLRPWLARLPSGLAGLSGCLMVVGLTLLCTVITDVCQLSGRISLEGMVERYIRYSVIALIMSALMLRYFYLQSQWRKQQQAESLARIEALQARIRPHFLFNTLNSIASLVVSNPVKAEQAVLDLSDLFRASLARPGTLVTWGEELELARRYLSIEQYRLGERLQLDWAVSAIADDLPIPQLTLQPLLENALTYGIAPRVDGGVVRVEADYEGGEFILCVSNPYDEVAPRQTSNGTQQALLNIGARITALFGPHASLSVERRDGRHYTCLRYPCARLTQEAKAI, from the coding sequence ATGCGTGAGGGCCCTATGAAAACCGAAAACGATCAATCCGCTGCGCAACAGGACTTCTTTTTACCCGAACTGTGCCTGCCCCAGACGCTGCTGGTACTGATACTGCTGGCCGAGCTGCTGGTGCTGGCACTGATACTGGTCGAGCCGATCCCTGACGGCTTTCCATGGGTGCGGCTGGCCCTGATGTCGTTGTTCGTGCAGTGGATCGTGCTGCTCTCGGCGGCGCTGCTGTGCGGCCTGCGTCCCTGGCTGGCACGCTTGCCAAGCGGTCTGGCCGGGCTGTCGGGGTGCCTGATGGTGGTGGGGTTGACGCTGCTGTGTACCGTGATCACCGATGTCTGTCAGTTGTCGGGGCGGATCAGCCTGGAGGGCATGGTCGAGCGCTATATTCGTTATTCGGTGATTGCCTTGATCATGTCGGCGCTGATGTTGCGCTATTTTTATCTACAGAGTCAGTGGCGCAAGCAGCAACAGGCCGAGTCTCTGGCCAGGATCGAGGCGCTCCAGGCGCGTATCCGGCCGCACTTTCTGTTCAATACGCTCAACAGTATCGCCAGCCTGGTGGTGAGCAACCCGGTCAAGGCTGAGCAGGCGGTGCTGGATCTGTCTGACCTGTTTCGTGCCAGCCTGGCCCGGCCGGGCACGCTGGTGACCTGGGGTGAGGAACTGGAACTGGCGAGAAGATATTTGTCGATCGAACAATATCGTCTTGGCGAGCGTCTACAGTTGGATTGGGCGGTAAGTGCAATCGCGGATGACTTGCCGATTCCCCAGCTAACCTTGCAACCGTTGCTGGAAAACGCTTTGACCTATGGCATTGCTCCTCGTGTTGATGGAGGGGTGGTCAGGGTCGAGGCAGATTACGAAGGGGGAGAGTTCATATTGTGTGTCAGCAATCCTTATGACGAAGTTGCCCCGCGGCAGACGTCCAACGGCACCCAGCAGGCTTTGTTGAACATAGGTGCGCGAATTACGGCACTTTTTGGTCCTCATGCCAGTCTGAGCGTGGAGCGCCGTGACGGTCGTCACTACACCTGTCTACGCTATCCTTGTGCGAGACTCACGCAGGAAGCCAAAGCAATATGA
- a CDS encoding RNA-guided endonuclease InsQ/TnpB family protein, with protein sequence MNHTRTLKLRIKDKHAKTLLAMAREVNLVWNYCNETSHRAIRERHQWLSGFDLQKLTNGLSKCDGVQIGSPTVQQVCEDYAKARKQFKRSRLNWRVSSRSSPKYSLGWIPFKARALQYRDGQIQFAGFRFGLWDSYGLSQYALRAGSFSEDSRGRWYLNICVQIESKPCSGTAAVGIDLGLKAAATTSEGQVLIGRQYRTLEQKLGIAQRAGKRARVRALHARIRNRRKDAQHKFSTVLVERCAAIFVGDVASAKLVKTQMAKSTLDAGWGQLKTMLEQKCQRAGVVFEVVAERYTTQTCSCCGSISTSSPKGRAGLRIREWTCVCCGTAHDRDVNAARNILAAGHRRLAVGIPAL encoded by the coding sequence ATGAACCACACCAGGACCCTCAAGCTCCGAATCAAAGACAAGCACGCGAAAACGCTGCTGGCGATGGCGCGCGAGGTCAATCTGGTGTGGAACTACTGCAATGAAACGAGTCATCGCGCCATCCGGGAACGCCACCAGTGGCTCTCCGGTTTTGACCTGCAAAAGCTGACCAATGGATTAAGCAAATGCGACGGCGTGCAGATCGGCTCGCCCACCGTGCAGCAGGTTTGCGAGGACTACGCCAAGGCCCGTAAGCAGTTCAAGCGTTCCAGGCTCAATTGGCGGGTGTCCAGCAGGAGCAGCCCCAAATACAGCCTGGGCTGGATTCCCTTCAAGGCGCGAGCCTTGCAATACAGGGACGGCCAGATTCAGTTCGCCGGGTTCAGGTTTGGCCTGTGGGACAGCTACGGTTTAAGCCAGTACGCCCTGCGGGCCGGAAGCTTCAGTGAAGATTCCAGGGGGCGCTGGTATCTCAATATCTGCGTGCAGATTGAGAGCAAGCCGTGCAGCGGCACTGCCGCAGTTGGCATCGACCTGGGCCTTAAAGCGGCGGCGACAACGTCTGAGGGCCAGGTGCTGATAGGGCGCCAATATCGCACCCTGGAGCAGAAGCTGGGCATCGCTCAGCGTGCTGGCAAGAGGGCACGTGTTCGCGCCCTCCATGCCAGGATCAGGAACCGGCGCAAGGATGCGCAACACAAGTTCTCAACCGTCCTGGTTGAGCGCTGCGCCGCCATTTTCGTTGGCGATGTAGCCAGCGCAAAACTCGTAAAGACTCAAATGGCCAAATCCACGCTTGATGCAGGATGGGGCCAACTCAAGACAATGCTGGAGCAGAAGTGCCAACGGGCAGGCGTTGTTTTTGAGGTTGTAGCCGAGCGTTATACCACCCAGACGTGCTCGTGCTGTGGAAGCATTTCCACCAGCAGTCCGAAAGGTAGAGCCGGTTTGCGAATAAGAGAATGGACTTGCGTGTGCTGCGGTACAGCCCACGACCGTGATGTAAACGCGGCCCGGAACATTCTCGCGGCGGGGCATCGCCGTCTAGCTGTAGGAATCCCCGCTCTTTAG
- the hemC gene encoding hydroxymethylbilane synthase has protein sequence MSIREIRIATRKSALALWQAEYVKARLEQAHPGLIVTLVPMVSRGDKLLDSPLSKIGGKGLFVKELETALLENQADIAVHSMKDVPMDFPEGLGLFCICEREDPRDAFVSNHFVSLDALPPGSVVGTSSLRRQAQLLALRPDLKIQFLRGNVNTRLAKLDAGEYDAIILAAAGLIRLGFEARITANLSIENSLPAGGQGAVGIECRSADAQIHALLAPLHHADTAARVSAERALNRHLNGGCQVPIACYAVLEGEQLWLRGLVGEPAGGVLLRAEARASRDAAQALGVQVAEDLLAQGAERILHAIYGQAAE, from the coding sequence ATGTCCATTCGCGAGATCCGCATCGCTACCCGCAAAAGCGCACTGGCCCTGTGGCAGGCCGAGTATGTCAAAGCCCGCCTGGAACAGGCCCATCCGGGGCTGATCGTGACCTTGGTGCCGATGGTCAGCCGTGGCGACAAACTGCTCGACTCACCGCTGTCGAAAATCGGTGGCAAAGGCCTGTTCGTCAAAGAGCTGGAAACGGCGCTGCTGGAAAATCAGGCCGATATCGCTGTGCACTCAATGAAAGACGTGCCCATGGACTTCCCCGAGGGGTTGGGCCTGTTTTGCATCTGTGAGCGTGAAGACCCGCGTGATGCGTTCGTTTCCAACCATTTTGTCAGTCTTGATGCGCTGCCGCCGGGCAGTGTGGTGGGCACTTCAAGCCTGCGCCGTCAGGCCCAGTTGCTGGCCTTGCGTCCTGACCTGAAAATTCAGTTCTTGCGCGGCAACGTCAATACGCGCCTGGCCAAGCTTGATGCGGGTGAGTACGACGCGATTATCCTCGCCGCTGCCGGTTTGATACGGCTGGGCTTCGAGGCGCGTATCACCGCCAACCTGAGTATCGAAAACAGCCTGCCTGCCGGCGGCCAGGGCGCGGTGGGCATTGAATGCCGCAGCGCCGATGCGCAAATCCATGCGTTGCTGGCGCCGCTGCACCACGCCGACACGGCGGCGCGGGTGAGTGCTGAGCGTGCGCTCAATCGTCACCTCAACGGCGGCTGCCAGGTGCCGATCGCCTGTTATGCGGTGCTTGAAGGCGAACAGTTGTGGTTGCGCGGCCTGGTCGGCGAGCCGGCTGGCGGTGTGCTGCTGCGCGCTGAGGCACGTGCCTCCCGGGACGCGGCCCAGGCGTTGGGTGTGCAGGTGGCCGAGGATCTGCTGGCGCAGGGCGCAGAGCGCATTCTGCACGCCATTTATGGTCAGGCCGCAGAGTGA
- a CDS encoding uroporphyrinogen-III C-methyltransferase, with protein sequence MSETALPKDEEALSKTSPATPAPKRSGNRGSGLAVLALLLGIAGVGVAGWGVWQLRMLQAGHLQQRSQVQDIAEQTLALARTDQQLNARLAQFPPAAQLEDNRRLVAQLQGDQQRLSQRLETVLGASRKDWRLAEAEHLLRLASLRLSALQDIYSARALVQGADEILREQDDPGAFAAREQLARSMTALRSVEQPDRTGLFLQLSALREQALQLNALAPEYQDKGESLFGLTSSQSEDSYWSRWWKQISHYIRIDFNADKDIRPLLAGQSLAQVRLALTLALEQAQWAALNGEPQVYAKSIGEARSVLDTNFNKDNPQSKVIAERLAALAGQQVSVLTPDLAQSLSAVQAYLERRQMSPQPAETQRGTSP encoded by the coding sequence GTGAGCGAAACAGCCTTGCCCAAAGACGAAGAAGCGTTGTCGAAGACTTCGCCAGCAACTCCCGCCCCCAAGCGCAGCGGTAACCGAGGCAGTGGTCTGGCGGTTCTGGCCCTGTTGCTGGGGATTGCCGGTGTCGGTGTAGCCGGTTGGGGAGTATGGCAATTACGCATGCTCCAGGCGGGCCATCTGCAGCAGCGCAGTCAGGTGCAGGATATCGCCGAGCAGACCCTGGCTCTGGCGCGTACTGACCAGCAACTGAACGCGCGTCTGGCGCAGTTTCCGCCGGCCGCCCAGCTTGAAGACAACCGCCGCTTGGTGGCGCAGTTGCAGGGTGACCAGCAACGCCTGAGCCAGCGCCTGGAAACCGTACTCGGTGCCAGCCGCAAAGACTGGCGTCTGGCTGAGGCCGAGCATCTGCTGCGTCTGGCCAGCCTGCGTCTGTCGGCGTTGCAGGACATCTACAGTGCCCGCGCGCTGGTCCAGGGTGCCGACGAAATCCTGCGTGAGCAGGATGATCCGGGGGCTTTCGCTGCCCGCGAGCAGCTGGCGCGGAGCATGACGGCGCTGCGCAGTGTCGAGCAACCTGACCGTACCGGCCTGTTCCTGCAACTGTCGGCGCTGCGTGAGCAGGCCTTGCAGCTCAACGCGCTGGCGCCGGAGTACCAGGACAAGGGCGAGTCGCTGTTCGGCCTGACCTCCAGCCAGAGCGAAGACAGCTACTGGAGCCGCTGGTGGAAGCAGATTTCCCACTACATCCGCATCGACTTCAATGCCGACAAGGACATTCGCCCGCTGCTCGCCGGGCAGAGCCTGGCGCAGGTGCGTCTGGCCCTGACCCTGGCGTTGGAGCAGGCGCAGTGGGCTGCGCTCAATGGCGAGCCGCAGGTCTACGCCAAGTCGATTGGCGAGGCGCGCAGCGTGCTGGATACCAACTTCAACAAAGACAACCCGCAGAGCAAGGTCATCGCCGAGCGTCTGGCGGCCCTGGCCGGCCAGCAGGTGTCGGTGCTGACCCCGGACCTGGCGCAAAGCCTCAGCGCGGTACAGGCTTACCTGGAGCGTCGCCAGATGTCGCCACAGCCGGCTGAAACGCAGCGGGGGACCAGCCCATGA
- a CDS encoding FKBP-type peptidyl-prolyl cis-trans isomerase codes for MSRYLLMSLVLVVPLAQASEPPASSDTRDLAYSLGASLGERMRQEVPDLDLDALVEGLKQSYQGKPLALKQARIDKILADHDAAMTQAEAAGTDSQTEAALAAERRFMDAEKAKPGVKVLADGILMSELVAGSGPRPDPNGRVEVRYTGRLPDGTVFDQSNQPQWFRLDSVISGWTTALQGMPVGAKWRLVIPSAQAYGAEGAGDLIDPFTPLVFEIELLAVSH; via the coding sequence ATGTCGCGCTACCTGTTAATGTCGTTGGTTCTGGTTGTGCCGCTGGCCCAGGCCAGTGAGCCCCCGGCGTCCAGCGATACCCGTGATCTGGCCTACAGCCTGGGCGCCAGCCTGGGTGAACGGATGCGCCAGGAGGTCCCGGACCTTGATCTGGATGCGTTGGTCGAGGGTTTGAAGCAGTCCTATCAGGGCAAGCCGCTGGCACTCAAGCAAGCGCGCATCGACAAGATCCTTGCTGACCACGATGCGGCCATGACCCAGGCCGAAGCCGCCGGCACCGACTCGCAGACCGAAGCCGCACTGGCTGCGGAACGGCGTTTCATGGACGCGGAAAAAGCCAAGCCGGGCGTCAAGGTTCTGGCTGACGGTATCCTCATGAGCGAACTGGTGGCCGGCAGCGGCCCTCGACCTGACCCCAATGGCCGGGTCGAGGTGCGTTACACCGGGCGCCTGCCAGACGGCACGGTGTTCGATCAAAGCAACCAGCCCCAGTGGTTCCGCCTCGACAGCGTGATCAGCGGCTGGACAACCGCCCTGCAAGGCATGCCGGTCGGAGCCAAATGGCGTCTGGTGATTCCATCGGCACAGGCCTATGGCGCCGAAGGCGCAGGTGACCTGATTGACCCGTTCACGCCGCTGGTGTTCGAAATCGAGTTACTGGCTGTTTCGCACTGA